A stretch of Oncorhynchus mykiss isolate Arlee chromosome 12, USDA_OmykA_1.1, whole genome shotgun sequence DNA encodes these proteins:
- the LOC110537954 gene encoding ferritin, middle subunit-like, which translates to MESQIRQNYHHDCEAAINRMINLEMFASYTYTSMAFYFSRDDVALRGFAHFFKENSDEEREHADKLLSFQNKRGGRILLQDIKKPERDEWGNGLEAMQCALQLEKNVNQALLDLHKIASDKVDPHLCDFLETHYLNEQVEAIKKLGDHITNLTKMDAVNNKMAEYLFDKHTLGGQS; encoded by the exons ATGGAGTCTCAGATCCGCCAGAACTATCACCACGATTGCGAAGCTGCCATCAACCGGATGATCAATTTGGAGATGTTTGCATCCTACACCTACACTTCAATG GCTTTCTATTTCTCCCGTGATGATGTGGCGCTGCGTGGCTTCGCGCATTTCTTCAAGGAAAACAGCGACGAGGAGCGGGAACACGCCGACAAGCTTCTCTCCTTCCAGAACAAGAGAGGTGGACGCATTTTACTCCAGGACATCAAG AAGCCAGAACGTGATGAATGGGGCAATGGGCTGGAGGCCATGCAGTGTGCTCTGCAGCTGGAGAAGAATGTGAACCAGGCCCTACTGGACCTGCACAAGATTGCCTCTGACAAGGTTGACCCCCAT CTGTGTGACTTCCTGGAGACTCATTACCTGAATGAGCAGGTGGAGGCCATTAAGAAGCTGGGTGACCACATCACCAACCTCACCAAGATGGATGCTGTCAACAACAAGATGGCAGAGTACCTGTTTGACAAGCACACCCTGGGAGGCCAGAGCTAA
- the LOC110537944 gene encoding ferritin, middle subunit, giving the protein MESQIRQNYHHDCEAAINRMINLEMFASYTYTSMAFYFSRDDVALPGFAHFFKENSDEEREHADKLLSFQNKRGGRILLQDIKKPERDEWGNGLEAMQCALQLEKNVNQALLDLHKIASDKVDPHLCDFLETHYLNEQVDAIKKLGDHITNLTKMDAVKNKMAEYLFDKHTLGGQS; this is encoded by the exons ATGGAGTCTCAGATCCGCCAGAACTATCACCACGATTGCGAAGCTGCCATCAACCGGATGATCAACTTGGAGATGTTTGCTTCCTACACCTACACTTCAATG gCTTTCTATTTCTCCCGTGATGATGTGGCTCTGCCTGGCTTCGCACATTTCTTCAAGGAGAACAGCGACGAGGAGCGGGAGCACGCCGACAAGCTACTCTCCTTTCAGAACAAGCGAGGTGGACGCATTTTACTCCAGGACATCAAG AAGCCAGAACGTGATGAGTGGGGCAATGGGCTGGAGGCCATGCAGTGTGCTCTGCAGCTGGAGAAGAATGTGAACCAGGCCCTGCTGGACCTGCACAAGATTGCCTCAGACAAGGTTGACCCCCAT CTGTGTGACTTCCTGGAGACCCATTACCTGAATGAGCAGGTGGACGCCATTAAGAAGCTGGGTGACCACATCACGAACCTCACCAAGATGGATGCTGTCAAAAACAAGATGGCAGAGTACCTGTTTGACAAGCACACCCTGGGAGGCCAGAGCTGA